In Molothrus ater isolate BHLD 08-10-18 breed brown headed cowbird chromosome 11, BPBGC_Mater_1.1, whole genome shotgun sequence, a genomic segment contains:
- the FANCD2 gene encoding LOW QUALITY PROTEIN: Fanconi anemia group D2 protein (The sequence of the model RefSeq protein was modified relative to this genomic sequence to represent the inferred CDS: inserted 1 base in 1 codon): protein MVSKRKVSKVDASEESCKTDLPKTKKSRSSDKENASAFCGLENEGVFEELLRTSGIVLKAGEGQNEIAVDQIAFQKKLCLALEKHPTYPAVVKQFISGLESHIKDRNQFKNCLLPCTPVRTEGSRNLVHSYCESLIKLLLGIKILQPAVITLLLEKIPEFFFDIVGTFGTNFPRLIINQFKWLDRLLDSQDLVRKLMQMVSVSPVPIQHDIITSLPEILEDSQQSEVARELSCLLKQGRRLTVPVLDALSRLDLDAELVAEVRQSAMTIVPSVKLEDLPVVVKFILQNVKAADAVEVISDLRKSLDLSXCVLPLQIHSSQKKIKSQVQASSSLSQVTTSQNCVKLLFDVIKLAVRFQKDVSEAWIKAIENSTSVSDHKVLDLIVLLLIHSTNTRNRKQAEKVLRSKIRLGCMPEQLMQNAFQNHSTVIKDFFPSILALAQTFLHSAHPAVVSFGSCMYKQAFAAFDSYCQQEIVSALVTHVCSGSETELDISLDVLTDLVVLHTSLLMRYATFVKTILDSTQKLNPCQIRKLFYILSTLAFSQKQEGSYIQDDMHMVIRKWLSSTVPNHKQMGIIGAVSMIGSVALKRSEGDAASLERPELNSERDEQLSTLLDLVGFCCEQTPEVLALYYDEFASLIEKQKGNLDLQLLDEFGKSLVEDFPSDFVVDLSPSVHGSFLFPVKSLYNLDEDQSQDAIAINLLPLVSQSELGRVTAGASNQSKRAVSPLCLSPCFRLLRLYTAEQNSGSLEEIDALLGCPLYLTDLEVEGKLDSLSKQEREFLCSLLFYALNWFREVVNAFCQQQDAEMKGKVLTRLQNITELQNVLGKCLAATPGYVPPPATFDSEAPEAVPSVNAAGPARKRGGRKKKADGSKAGSADRSQAEDSSEGNQPDTELSELDKSAADREAGNPLAQLQSYRPYFRELDLEVFTVLHCGLLTKSVLDTEMHTEAREVVQLGPAELCFLLDDLCWKLEHVLPSGSTRRVPFPKERGNKDIGFSHLCQRSPKEVAMCVVDLLKPLCKHMENMHNYFQAAVQNQGAEDKPGENIQEHQLMSSCYQLLLLTFRSLFAWNGFSQHENTDLLRSALQVLADRLKPGETEFLLLEELISESFQYLLNFQQSVPSFHCAYILTQLLIAIAEKPMSGWKREKMASLAKQFLCQSWVNPSGDREKGSQFNSALHTLLCVYLEHTDNILKAIEEISSVGVPELMNSPKDACSSTYPTLSRQTFPVFFRVMMAQLESSVKSIPAGKPSDSSEVQLEKLLRWNIAVRNFHILINLVKVFDSRPVLSICLKYGRLFVEAFLKLAMPLLDHSFKKHTDDVQSLLKTLQMSTRQLHHMCGHSKIHQDIGLTNHVPLLKKSLEQFVYRVKAMLAFNHCQEAFWVGILKNRDLQGEEILTQASEERGSDEDEGDEEDSAEGPAEEELSGSDTDGSEERGGAGPGPEAARP from the exons ATGGTTTCAAAAAGGAAAGTGTCCAAAGTTGATGCTTCTGAAGAGAGCTGCAAGACAGACTTGCCAA AAACTAAGAAGTCACGGAGTTCTGATAAGGAAAATGCCTCTGCCTTCTGTGGATTGGAGAATGAGGGAGTCTTTGAAGAGCTCCTCAGGACATCAGGAATTGTGCTGaaagctggggagggacagaaTGAAATAG CTGTTGATCAAATAGCTTTCCAGAAGAagctctgcctggccctggAGAAACACCCTACTTACCCAGCT gTAGTGAAGCAGTTCATCAGTGGCCTAGAGTCTCACATCAAGGACAGGAACCAGTTCAAGAACTGCCTCTTGCCCTGCACTCCTGTACGGACTGAGGGGTCGAG GAATCTGGTGCACTCATATTGTGAAAGCCTCATTAAACTGCTTCTTGGGATTAAGATTTTACAG cCTGCTGTCATAACACTGTTGTTGGAAAAGATCCCTGAATTCTTTTTTGACAT TGTGGGCACCTTTGGAACAAATTTCCCCCGGCTCATCATCAATCAGTTTAAGTGGCTTGACAGGCTCCTTGACAGCCAG GATCTGGTCAGGAAGTTAATGCAGATGGTCAGTGTCTCTCCGGTACCAATCCAGCACGATATTATCACCAGTTTGCCTGAGATCCTGGAGGATTCCCAGCAAAGTGAGGTTGCCAGAGAGCTCAG CTGCCTGCTGAAGCAGGGCAGACGGCTGACAGTACCAGTCCTGGATGCCCTTTCTCGTCTGGATCTTGATGCAGAACTTGTGGCTGAG GTGAGACAGTCTGCCATGACCATTGTGCCTTCTGTAAAACTGGAAGATTTGCCTGTAGTAGTAAAATTCATCCTCCAAAATGTCAAGGCAGCAGATGCAGTAGAG GTGATTTCTGATCTTCGGAAGAGCTTGGATCTGT CGTGTGTTCTGCCCCTGCAGATTCACAGCTCCCAGAAGAAGATTAAAAGCCAAGTCCAGGCCAG TTCTTCCCTGAGCCAAGTAACCACCAGCCAGAACTGTGTGAAGCTACTTTTTGATGTCATCAAGTTAGCTGTGCGATTTCAGAAAGATGTCTCTGAAGCATGGATTAAG gcTATTGAGAACAGCACATCTGTGTCTGACCATAAG GTTCTGGATCTGATAGTTTTGCTGCTAATCCATTCTACAAACACCAGGAACAGGAAGCAAGCTGAGAAAGTTTTGAGGAGCAAAATCCGATTGGGCTGCATGCCCGAACAGCTGATGCAGAACGCCTTCCAAAACCATTCAACG GTTATCAAAGACTTCTTCCCTTCAATCCTAGCCCTTGCTCAGACATTTCTGCACTCAGCACACCCAGCTGTGGTCTCCTTTGGCAGCTGCATGTACAAACAAGCTTTTGCAGCCTTCGACTCCTACTGCCAGCAG GAGATTGTGAGTGCTTTGGTGACTCATGTGTGCAGTGGAAGTGAGACAGAGCTGGACATTTCTCTGGATGTGCTCACGGATTTGGTGGTGCTGCACACATCCCTGCTGATGCGCTATGCCACCTTTGTGAAG ACCATTTTAGACTCTACACAGAAACTGAATCCCTGCCAGATCCGGAAGCTTTTCTACATCCTCAGCACTTTAGCATTCAGCCAGAAGCAAGAAGGGAGCTACATTCAG GATGATATGCACATGGTGATCAGGAAATGGCTCTCCAGCACAGTTCCCAACCACAAACAAATGGGGATTATTGGTGCTGTTTCCATGATAGGCAGTGTGGCATTAAAAAG GAGTGAAGGAGATGCTGCTTCACTGGAGAGACCAGAGCTGAACAGTGAGCGTGATGAGCAG cTGTCTACCCTGCTGGACCTTGTGGGCTTCTGCTGTGAGCAAACACCAGAGGTCTTGGCTCTGTACTACGATGAATTTGCCAGCTTGATTGAGAAGCAGAAGGGCAATTTGGACTTGCAGCTCCTA GATGAGTTTGGGAAGAGTTTGGTGGAGGATTTTCCCAGTGACTTTGTTGTGGATCTCAGCCCCTCAGTGCATGG TTCATTCTTGTTCCCAGTGAAGTCCTTGTACAATCTGGATGAAGATCAAAGTCAGGATGCAATTGCCATTAACCTCTTGCCATTGGTGTCACAGAGTGAGCTTGGCAGGGTCACTGCTGGAGCAAGTAACCAGAGTAAAAG ggcagtgtcaccCCTGTGTCTGTCACCCTGTTTCCGGTTGCTGAGGCTCtacactgcagagcagaacagTGGAAGCCTGGAGGAGATTGATGCCTTACTAG GTTGTCCCCTGTACCTGACTGACCTGGAGGTTGAAGGGAAgctggactctctgtccaagcagGAGCGTGAATTTCTGTGCTCCCTCCTGTTCTATGCTCTCAACTGGTTCCGTGAA GTTGTAAATGCCTTCTGCCAGCAACAGGATGCTGAGATGAAGGGGAAAGTTTTAACTCGATTACAGAacatcacagagctgcagaatgtGCTGGGAAAATGCTTGGCAG CAACCCCTGGCTATGTCCCACCACCAGCTACTTTTGACTCTGAGGCCCCGGAGGCTGTACCATCCGTTAATGCTGCCGGTCCGGCCAGGAAAAGAGGTg gaaggaaaaagaaggctGATGGCAGCAAAGCTGGCTCTGCAGATCGTTCTCAAGCAGAAGACAGTTCTGAGGGAAACCAGCCTGATACTGAGCTCTCTGAGCTGGACAAG AGTGCTGCAGACAGAGAGGCAGGAAatcctctggcacagctgcagagctACCGCCCGTACTTCCGAGAGCTGGACCTCGAGGTGTTCACTGTGCTGCACTGTGGGCTGCTCACAAAGTCTGTCCTGGACACAGAGATGCACACAGAG GCTCGTGAAGTTGTGCAGCTGGGGCCTGCTGAGCTTTGCTTCCTTCTGGATGACCTGTGCTGGAAGTTGGAACATGTGCTGCCCTCAGGCTCCACGAGGAGGGTGCCCTTTCCAAAG GAAAGAGGCAACAAGGATATTGGCTTTTCCCATCTGTGTCAGAGATCTCCCAAGGAAGTTGCTATGTGTGTGGTTGATCTACTCAAGCCATTGTGTAAGCACATGGAGAACATGCATAACTACTTCCAG GCAGCTGTACAAAATCAGGGTGCAGAAGATAAACCAGGAGAGAACATCCAGGAGCACCAGCTGATGTCCTCTTGCTACCAACTGCTGCTACTGACTTTTCGCTCCTTATTTGCTTG gAATGGTTTTTCTCAGCATGAAAATACTGACTTGCTGAGGTCAGCTCTCCAGGTGCTTGCAGACAGGCTAAAGCCAGGAGAGACAGAGTTTCTTCTTCTTGAGGAACTGATAAG TGAGAGTTTTCAGTACCTCCTGAATTTCCAGCAGAGTGTTCCCAGCTTCCACTGTGCCTATATCCTCACTCAGCTCCTGATTGCCATTGCTGAGAAACCCATGTCTGGctggaagagggagaaaatgg CTTCTCTAGCAAAGCAGTTCCTCTGCCAGTCCTGGGTGAATCCCAGTGGAGACCGAGAGAAGGGCAGCCAGTTCAACAGtgccctgcacaccctgctctG TGTCTACCTGGAGCACACAGACAACATCCTGAAAGCCATAGAGGAAATCTCCAGTGTTGGTGTTCCTGAACTGATGAACTCTCCCAAAGATGCATGTTCTTCTACTTACCCTACCCTAAGCAG GCAGACATTCCCAGTTTTCTTCAGAGTAATGATGGCTCAGCTGGAGAGTTCAGTGAAAAGCATCCCAGCTGGGAAACCATCAGACTCAAGTGAG GTGCaactggagaagctgctgcgCTGGAACATCGCTGTGCGGAACTTCCACATCCTCATTAACTTGGTCAAG GTATTTGACAGCAGGCCTGTACTCAGCATCTGCCTGAAG TATGGCCGCCTCTTTGTAGAAGCATTTCTGAAGCTGGCCATGCCTCTCCTGGACCACAGCTTTAAAAAGCACACG GATGATGTGCAGAGTTTGCTGAAAACCTTGCAGATGAGTACCAGGCAACTTCATCATATGTGTGGCCATTCCAAG